The genomic stretch AAGAAATATTGTCTCAACGAGTACCACATGTCAGTATAACGTTTAACAAGAATAAATGAGAATTCAACATATTTATCCCTGCCTGAAAATTaattaaaatgttgcacacctCTTATCCTGACGTTTTTCATTCACCTCTGCAAGTTTCTACGTTTCAAGTGGGAATGGATGCAACCAAACTCTATAGGCTATCCAAAAACTAGTagtgtttggtttgaggaatgGGCTAGTCCATCATCTTCTCCTTAccttttttgtttggtttgtggAATGGAATGGGTTGaagcatcatcacctcattcctTACGAGCTAATAATTAGTACTAGTGTGAGGAATGGAGTCATTCCACCAAATTTGAGGAATGGACTCACAAATCACAATGCATCACCTCCTCTAGAATGGTTTGATTCCTCAAACCAAGCACCCTATAAATGTCGCTTCTACCTTCGTTCTACTCAATAATATGGATTGTATAGCATTTATTTGACCGCAACCACAATAGCCACAATTGTTAGATGACCCCCAACGGTGCATAGGTGTGCATTGCACCAATGTGCATTGACATGAGAAATCAAATGTGTTatgtgaacctcggtaaaactTCGGGAGTACTCGGTATCTAAGAACTCGAGTTTGACGTCCTAAATCTTCGACGGTACGAGGTATTGAACCAAAAGACGGACGAGGGAGAGCACATACCCGCCAACGCCAGCGAAGCGGACGGGCACAGGGGACAGCGCCCTCAGAGACGCCATGAGTCGGGAAGCGAGCGAGTCGCCAGATACCTCGCCAGCGACCACGAACACCCTGAGCTCCCCATCGCGAGCGGCAGCGTCCACAACCCTACCGTATGAGAGCGCGCGCGCGAGGGGTCTAGGCGGCCGCGCTCGCCGACGCCCCTCGGCTGCGATCCATCGCAGTAGCATCGGCCGCGTCAGAAGAAAGCGGCGCCGGACGGAGCGGAGAATGGAGAGTCGAAGCCTGGGTGGGCGACTGGGCGAAGAGCCAAGCCCAACACAAGTCTCGGCCTACCCAGCCGCGGGGGGTCTGGCGTGGGCCTTGCGCACACGTCATCTGAAAACCCGAATAAAACCCTCGAGCTGCTGCGGCGCGTGGGCTTTCCGCTCCCGACAGCGCAAAATATCACGATCCGCCCTTCccagacgccgccgccgccgccgcgaacgAGATGGCGGCAGCCCTTTTGCTTCGCGGTCTCCGCTCATCGGCGAGCCGGGCACATATCCACTCTCTTTCCCACGCCTCCTCCCCGTCGGCTCTGGGGTCTTCCCTTCTACGCCGCCTCTACTCCTCTGCGGCGGCGTCAACCGCCGCCTCGCCTGCTTTCACGCCCGCCGGCGTCATGGACCCGTCCCGCATCCGCAACGTGGCAGTGATAGCCCACGTCGACCATGGGAAGACGACGCTCATGGATCGGCTTCTGCGACAGTGCGGGGCCGATATCCCCCACGAGCGCGCCATGGATTCCATCAGCCTTGAGCGCGAGCGCGGcatcaccattgcctccaaGGTAGGTAACACAACTCGCAGGGCTCGTGCTTGCATGCGTGGTTAGTGAAGCTGGAGCTGGGATTCTTATCCTACTACCATTTCGTTAGGCAAGTTGCTTGCATCACCGCAATGATCTTAACATAATCCGCTTCAGAGGCCATTTTCAAATTTTGGTTTCTGTGTCCCATAATTTTGACATGCACTCCTGAGTCCTGAGTAACACTTCGACCTTTGATTGACTTCGTTGTGTTTGAATTCCAATTGGTCAGATGATGGATGTCAGCTTGTCACGAGTCACGACTGATTCAACTACTGTTTTGAAGTGTATACTGTGCTTGATGACTCATGTGATTCATTTCTACCAATTTACAAATACCTTATGCCCATTTCCATGAAAAACGAATGTAGCATTTGGCCCAATACTCTCTATTCAACATTACCCACACCCTCATGCATCATTGCAGTGATCACTTAATCCTCCCTTTTTTCGTTTGATAGCGTGAGTGGACTTTGTTAGAAATTTAGAACTTTCTTATGATATGTAGTAAGTATATCATTTATTATATGCTAGGCTACTTGTCTTCATGCAGCAAATATGAAATCCGATATGACATCGATTCACATTCTATAATCAAGGGTGACAAGTCAGTGTGACAGTGCAGCATAAAGAATTGTTAAGTTTCTATTGGAAACCACTACACTGTGTATAGAAGATTTTTGCGTAGATCATTTCTGATTCATTATTCCTCCCATGATTAACTTGCCATCTAATTTCTCTTGTTAATGTGCACACAACATATCATTTTAAATTTGTATACCTAAATTTAGTCTTTATTACCCTGCTTGTTAGAGATTTAGAGCTGAAATGACACAAAAACTGTGATGTTATCAGCACTTCAATCACAAGGGTCTCATAATTAAAATAGTAACGATCTCAAAAAGAATAATTAAAATAGTAATTAGGTATTTATCTGATATTAGGCTGTATATAGAATAGGATCTACTAACTGCTCCTTTGCATGTGGATGCTACTTAACTTGCTACTGACTGTAGGCTCAGAACATTCGTACATGATCTTGAAGTAATTGATTAACAACCATCATGCGACACTTCAATTATGTGTCTAGTAAATCAGAAATGAAGAATCTAGTTAAGAACTTAGGAAAAAAAAGATTAATTGTGTTCCAGTAGTTCTCACTAAATTGAAGTTAATAAAATAATTTCAGACTACAAAGCATTGTATTCCCTTTGTATGTATAGTAAGATGTAGCATTAATCttcctaaaaaaaaaagatgtagCATTAATCTGACCTGACCGTTTATCCAATTTAAATGGCCGTTTTACCTGTCTAAGTGGCTGTTTAGCCCGAATAATGGCTAAACAGCAagtgaccgactgtttaccaTTTAGGATAACACTAATGATACAAGTTTGGCATGCCAGTGAACTTATGTAATATCTCGCGTGCCAAGTTAGTTTTGATGTTTACACCACATGTGCACTCTTTCACCATATGCAAGATTGATTTGAACTAACATCTGCATAGTCTGTTTAATAAACATGCTGGACAAATCACATGGAAATCAGGTGCTCATAATCCACTCTGATTAGCATACCCTTATTTCCTATTCCTAAGTTCCTGCACTATAGTGAAGTATTGCTGTATTCCATATAGAGCATACCATATGAAACCTTAAGCAACATGCTTGCTGATGTTGGCTACTTTTAGGTTACTTCTGTCTCTTGGAAGGAAAATGAACTCAACATGGTCGATACACCTGGCCACGCTGATTTTGGTGGTGAGGTATGTGGTCCTCATATAATTTTCTATGATTTGGTCcgaaatatagattttgatgtgATGTACAATATGATCATTACCAAATTTGTTGCAGGTTGAACGAGTTGTTGGAATGGTGGAAGGAGCTGTCTTGGTTGTTGATGCTGGAGAGGGACCTTTAGCACAAACTAAATTTGTGCTTTCAAAGGCTTTGAAGTATGGCTTGCGCCCAATTCTTCTCCTCAACAAGGTTGATAGGCCTTCAGGTCTGCATCATTATCAGATGTTAACGTTATTTCAGTAGTGTTTTCTGATTGCAATGTATCAGGTTAAAAACACGACGAGACCGTTTTTTCTTTACAGGGAAACCATTTTAGTGTTCATCATTTTAATTGTAATGCCAttgcaccattgtttgtactagTTTGTTCGAGTAAACTAAATGATAATAAAGAGTCTTATGGTGAGCATGCACATCTAAtttgttagagcatctctaaccGTTTAGCAAAATTTGTTTCCCAAATCTTGTCAtttgccaactcccaaaacaatatgtgagagaaaaaaagatctcatctccaacagtttggaaaatttcgtttctaaaaaccaaaaacgcGCTAACAAAACGAAGAGCCCCGCTAAGCATGAGAAGAAAGACCTATGCCAAGTACGGAGCCCGCGCGCATATTTGCGCGCTAGACAGGGAGATATGCCAAGTTAGAAAAGATGGGGAATTGAGatgccaaactattggagaggGTTTTTTCTcattttgttaaaaaaattaTGGATGGAAAGTCATTtgccaaactcttggagatgctcttacagtAATATGACTAAATGCAGACTGTGACATCTGAAGTTAAATAGGTTGAATGATAGGTTGATTTAAATAAGGCAAGGGAAAACAAGTAGAATGTAGATGCTTTTTAAGATCCCCCCATCAGGAGCCACTAGAAATAAGTAAATTAAGATGAAATGGTTTGACCAAAACTTCTAAATATTTGTTTGTTTACCAAATTTAATTTGGAAGCTGAACTTTATGCAATCTTTTAATTAGATGAAATGATGCTATCCACAATTGTTTAACTCTCTTATGTTGCATCATCAGTTTCTGAAGAAACCTGCAATGAAGTAGAGAGCTTGGTTTTTGATCTTTTTGCAAACCTTGGTGCTACAGGTCCAGTCCTGCTCCTCAATTTGGTTTCTTTAaagttctttcttttctttctgtgAACTTGTTTTGTTTGGATTTTGCAGAAGAACAGTTAGATTTCCCGGTTCTTTATGCGTCCGCTAAAGAGGGGTGGGCTTCCTTAACTTTCACTAAGAGCCCCCCTGATAATGCAAAGAATATGTCTTCGTTGCTGGATTCCATTGTACAGCATGTTCCTTCACCAAAAGCTGATCTTGAGGCTCCATTCCAAATGTTGGTTAGTATATACTTGAAGAACACCAAAACTTGATTTTGTTTGAGATGAGGGTTGTGTCTGCAATTTCTTTTCATTCTTTAATTCCATCCTTAGTTATGCATATGGTAGAATCACTGGCCATAGGAGATGTCCTTATTTGTATGAGTTCCACTTGATTTGCAACTAGAAGAATAAGCAGGCCTTTCATTCTTACAATATTCGCTTCGATGCCACAGTCCATGGTACCGATTTGCCATCCCATTTACTGTTCACCAGTGACCTGGATTACTGCTTGGGTTGGTACCTGGTGAGAGGACATCATAAACAAAAGGAGGTTGGCAGGATTTAGGGTAGGTGGAAGAAGACGAGGGAAGTACTGTCAAGAGGCACCCAGGATGGCTCATGGCCCACGTTCCAAGCTAGCATCCTAAAGAACACCTACCCCCATCACCCCTTGACCGTCATTTATGGCTACCATCTCCCACTACTGATCCTCAACCCAGTCGCAATATGTTTAATGTTTGCTTTCTGTTTAAATGAATGAGATTATCAGTAAAGAATAGCAGGATAAGTCCTTGCTACACCAAGAGCCTGGTCCCAGGCAGGAATGCTCCCAGTCAAACACATAAAATCTCACATTGAAGGTAGAATTCACTTTTCTTTCACAGGTTTCCATGATGGAACGTGATTTTTATCTAGGACGAATACTCACTGGGAGAGTAAGATCTGGAGTTGTCCGTGTTGGTGACAAAGTCCATGGTCTTCGCAGTACAGATGATGGAGTTCAGAAGATTGAAGATGGAAAGGTCTGTCAGAACATTGTGCCCCCTTTCCTTTCAAATTCTGATAATATTCTTTTCCTTCATTATGTGTTAATATTGTCTTACTGAAAAGCCTCAATGACTTATACACATTATACTCAATAATCTAGGTTGTCAAACTCATGAAAAAGAAAGGCACAAGTATGGTAACAGTAGAGACTGCAGGGGCTGGTGATATAATTTCAATGGCAGGATTGGCTGCTCCAGCAATTGGACATACTGTGGCAAATTCAGAGGTAGCACTACATGCTTTGATTGGCTACTTAACCTTGTCAGTTGCCTCAGATTTACTACTATCTCTGGTCATAAAAACTGTCCTTTAGGACAAGGTTTGATCAAACCATAAAAAGTACAAGCATCAATAACACTTAATTATTTAGTTTGGAAACATGTAAAGTGGTTGCTATTTTTAGGTATTGACTGCTCTGCCTACAATTGAGTTGGATCCTCCCACAATATCCATGACATTTGGTGTGAATGATTCACCGTTGGCTGGCCGGGATGGCACTCATGTAAGTACCAAATAACTTCCCTCTACATCATACTTGGTgttcttattatttttattttcttccgaTCAAACCTTAGTCTTTCCATTGGATTTTGTGAACAGAAGATTAAAGGGCTTGCACACTTGTGAGAACAAGAGTATGATATATGAGATAAAACAAGATTTCACCTTATTTTTATCACATGAACAAAATTACAAAATCAACTGTGATTTAATATTTGATTTATGATTACCTTGAGTCCCCTGAAAGTTGTTACAGAACAATAAATGTACCTTATATTTTGATTGACAAATCAAGTTCATgatgtggatagcttgcatggAGAGAGAAACATGCAGTGGGGTTCGCAAATATAAGATATAAAGATATAGATTTGCTCCACCCCTTTACTTAAACTACTAATCAGAACGTAATTTCTGTCATTGTTATGGACGTGGGCCTTGGCCTTGAGGAACAGCAGGATGCACAATAGAAGCAGTGCACCAGCCAGCCAACAGAAGCTTTCATCCAGGAACTATGTTAGTCACATTAGTTAGTGGTTAACTTGTTAGTTTGTTAGATGTGCATATCCATCTGTTAGCCTTATCAATCTGTTAGCAGGTGTGCTTGTCTCTACATAAAGAGCACACCATCTCCTTTGTAAACCAAGCAAGAACCCAAAAGCAGTCAGAGCCTCTAGAGGGAGGGAAACTAGCCAGTTCTTTGTGCTATACTGCTATCCCTCTACCCCAACCGAATCCATATGAGTCATTAATTTGATAACTAAGTCAAGACTTAATGATGCTTCTTGTTGTCATTTCCTAAAAGGAACACCAATGATCAGCCATTCAGCCTCATTTGGTTAAAGGCATAGATCCAGTAAGAGCTATTATTGGACCAGTTCGCGTGTTGTTCAGTACCATACCAACTAAACATGGACAGATGGACTGGACTGAACTTGATTAAATGTATAGGATGACATTCTAGTATGTCATTTTTAAAGCTAGGAATATAAAATTTGTATTCGCTAACAGCGTGTTTGGTTCATGGATTGAGTTTTATCTGACACAAGTTAGTCCAGCATGCAACTAGAATGGGTCCATCTATCATTTTCTCAGAATGGATCCATTCTGCCGAATCACCTAGCTGTTGTTGGCTTGCGGGAGCACTGTGCAGAGTGTCTTTGTGACTGATGAGTTCAGCTCGCGCTGCAAACCAAACAGCTCGGGTTCAGTTTCTGGTTCTGATGATTCCACAGAGTCATCACGCAAACCAAACACGCTATAAAGGAACACAAAAACAACTGCTGATATGGCTTTACTTCCTATAATTTTGCAGCTAACTGGAGCAAAAATTGGTAACCGCCTGATGGCAGAGGCAGAAACGAATTTGGCTATTAATGTTCTCCCTGGACCATTATCAGAATCTTATGAAGTTCAAGGAAGAGGAGAGCTTCAGTTAGGTCTGGATTGTTGATGAAACCCCACCTATTCTACTGTATAACTGAACTTAAGTTAACTCTTTGGAAGTTCCTCATACTTTATTTAATGTGTAATCAAGAATACAAAATGATGATCTGTGTATGTTCCAGGAATATTAATCGAAAACATGCGGCGTGAGGGATTTGAGCTTTCGGTTTCACCTCCAAAAGTGATGTGAGTCGCAATTTTTCACATAATAGCAAACTATACTCTCTCTGATTGCAAATATAGAACATTTAGGACATTGGCATGGTCTATAATATGACACTTCAACTTACAATTATTGTCAAGTTATACTATTTAATTTAAAATAGAGTTATgtattatgaaagtattttctatgatgaatctagtgACATCCATGTGTTATCAATTTATTTAACTTTTCATGCATTGATGGATCAGATCAAAGAAGTTTGACTTGATTAGAATCTTAAATAACCTACATTTCGAATTGGAGTAGCTCGATATCTATTTCTATGTTAGGTTTCTATAGTAGATTATGTGCTTCAAAAAGGTCAGCTTTCCTTTCCTTGCTGAGCTTCTTTGGCTAAGTTTGAGTTCCCTTTCTCGCCCTTCTCAGGCTCTGTAAAGTTTTTCTGTTGTCTGTTTTGTTTTCCTCTATTACTTTGTACAGTTGTTTCTTATTTTTAACAAAATTCTTACAGTGGGGGCCTCCCCTGCTGTATTTATGGTAAAAAAAGTAATTCCTTTTTATGGCATGGACCTTCATGTGTGAGCAATTTGCAGCTAGCATATTCATTTGTTTTCCTTGAAATAGGTATAAAACAGAGTGTGGTCAAAGGTTGGAGCCTATTGAAGAAGTGACTGTTGAGGTATAAGAAACTGTGGTTGAATCACCTAATTTATCCTTGTTTTCTTCTAATATTAATTCTCAATACGAATGAGATATTCTAGGTGGATGAAGAGCATGTGGGATTCGTCTTGGAAACCATTACACACAGGAAGGGTGAAGTAGTTGACATGGGCCCAGTTCCTGGGACAACTGGAAGAACTCGAATCTTCATGACCTGTCCATCTAGGTCAGTAGTTGCTATCTTGTGCTAATGATTGGTTACAGCATAGAACCTAGAAAAACATGTGTTGTATTTGCTGAATAACTGTCTTTAGACTATGCCTGAGTTGTTCATGCTTGTATTTATATGGAATACCTATCCGCCTGTTCCCAGCAGGGTTTACTGCATAACCAATCAGTGTGGGATTCCAGAGTTTCTTTTTCCTTCTGTGGAGTATTGACCAGTTCTGTTATCGTAGTATCAAATGATCTATTGTGGAATGCAGGGGTTTGGTGGGTGTCAAAGGAATTTTCAGCAGTTTTACACGTGGAACTGGATTTATGCACCGTGCTTTCCAGGGTATGATGCTATATTTTAATGATAATTCAATTCAGTGCTAGCTCACATTCAAGTCAGTAACTTTGCTAGAACTTGAAATTACTTTCATCTGAACATGGAGGCAAATAATGAACTGGCTTGCCAGTTTAGTCAGGTTTTAATGATATGTGAGCGCTTAGCAGAGATGTTATTTTTGTGTAGTTAATGTTCTATTGTTCATTGAAAGGCGTAAGTCAGAGATTAAACATAACCTCTGAATGATGAATGAAGATAAATGATCTTATAAGTTGAACATAACTATTAAATGGGGAGGACCCAAATTTACCCTTTTTGGAACTTTGCGGTGAAGTGGTAGAGTCTCTCCACAAGATTAAACAAAAGTATCCCACACCCACCATGTGTGGGAGCTTTCAACACTGGATACACACTTTTATGTAACTATAGCTTGCTAGATTTAAGCATTTGTGAATCATGTCACTCTCTTTATCATGGCTAGATGGTAATTGCCCTTATATTTACACGAGCAGCGCAGGTTGTAAATCAATAACATGATGTTAGTTGTGACATAAGATGAGCAACATTGACTGCTTTGTTTGGCCATTAAGTTCAAATTCATTTGTACCTTCTGCAATGTGTGCCTGAGTCATATCGCATTAATTTGTTTGCATGAGCAAATCGGGTCATTATCATATGAAAATCTGGATGCTGTGGGTGTGTGGGTTTGTAAGGGCTTTTAccccttcttctttttttaatatAGTGGCCCAGCTCTCCTGCGTATTCAAAACAATTGAGTCTTACTAATTGCTGAGGACTAACTACAGTTAACGGTTATTTGACGTGTGGTTTCCTGTGATTGCAGCATATGCTAAATACAGAGGTCCACTAGGCAGTGTCAGAAAGGGAGTTCTGGTAGAGCCATTTTCTTCAACTTCATAATTTTCTATTCTATCATGTCCTCTTTGTTTGCCAAACATGTGTTCATAGAATTAGAAAGCTAATGAGATACTCCGATAGCAAAAATTTTTGCACAACTGAACAAAAGGGGTCCTGTAGAATGTTGAATAAAAACAAGCCTAAATGTCACTGTGCTGTTCAACTCTGACTCAAATTTCTCTATGTTCATATATAGATATCTGTTGGTAAGGGACTTATCACTTCACATGCCCTTATGAGTTTAGAAGCTCGTGGGATTCTCTTTGTATCTCCTGGAATGGAGGTAACTATAGTATATTTTATTGTGAGCTATTATTTTGGGTAAGAGTTGTACTAACCCCTCTTTCTTCCTCCTGTTTGAAAGGCATATGAAGGCATGATAGTTGGTGAGCACTCACGTGACAGTGATCTTGAGGTAAGATGATTAAATACAAATCATGGCctatttctttttctctttgcatacttgaaatcaatgcccctttGGCAGGTGAATCCTGTGAGAACTAAAGAACTTACAAACATCCGTGCCCCTGGAAAGGATGAAAATGTTCGTTTGTCTCCACCTCGATTGGTATGTTTTTTTTCGCCCTTTTACTGAGATATCATGAGAGATGGTGTTTCTTTTCTTCTAAAGGAAACACAATACTGGAATGCCTGATCAATTGATTATTGTCCACTTTCAATTGATCAGCCATGCAAATTCTAGAACCTATTATTGCCATATGATATTATGTTCACACATTGGGGTTCGAGATCTGATGAGAGCAGAGGAAAAATGAGGCTTGCTTTTTTCATTTGTTTGGTTGGTGAAAAGTTTAGCATTGCTCTAGCTATCACAAAATCTTAAAAGAAATTATTGAACCATGCAGATGAGTTTGGAAGAGGCAATTGGATATGTTGCTGCAGATGAGCTTATTGAGGCAAGTATCATGTTCTTAATTCTTGAAACAAAGAATCCTATAGAAATTTTAGCTTTTGATTCTATTTCGTAAGGACTGAAACAAATGTACATGGGCATTTCATTCTTCTACAGCCACCACGTCTTGTTCCAATTCTTATTTCTTGGGTGGTCTCTATAGATCAGAAATCAGATATCCTCCCGGTAACGTTAGTTTCTGGAAGGTTTAGTGTGTGTTATTGACAATATTGGACACACTAAATCTCTAAACCAAATGGAGATCCTGCAGCCTAGGGTATAATGCAGTATTATTTCTGTGCGGCTATGCAAAATGATCTCTTACAGCCAGATAGGGTGTGATGTCACCATTATCAGATGGTGGAAATGAGTGGGCACATCAATCGGTGTTACAATTACATACATGTATACAATAGTCAGTGCTAAAACGAAGAAAATATTCAATAAGCTCGTTCATTCATTTTGGAATTAATAGAAGGTAGGTTTGTTTCTTTAACAAAATTATCATCTGCAGTATGTTGCTAGTTTAGTTTTGGTGATTCCTTGAAAGTGCAGGTGAGTCCAAAGAGGAAATCTAATTTGCTGGAGTAACACACCTAGTCTTTATTAAAGAAAGGAGTTCTCTTATTACTCAATTTACAATTTTGTTCCTGAAGCAACTGGCATTTAGTATCAATCTTCTTTATATTGACATTTGAGCCTCATCAGGTTACTCCCAAGGTTATACGTCTTCGGAAGAAGTACTTGGATTCCACTAAACGTAAGATGATGAAAAACAAGCCCATGGATTAAAACTCCAGAGACACCAAATTACATCAAGCACTGCCAGTACTACTGTATAAGTTATCATCCAAAAGACAGCACTTATGTATAGGTTGGTGTTCAATGTTGAAGAGCAACCAAAGTTCTTCACCAGATGACACATTTTGCCAGCAGTTTCGCCCAGGTTTTAGGTTCACACAGGGTTGGAATGATGTTTCATGTGGTTGGGTACTAACAGAATAAGCCCATCATCGCAGCTACTGGAGGCAGGATCCACGCCGTAAGGTGGTTGTATCTATTTATAACCTTTTTAACGGTGATATTTTAAACACCCATAGATATACCTTTGAAGGGTGTATTATTCTTTGGAAGTTCAAGAAATGAAAGTGAAAGAAAGGCAGGCCTAGGTGTTTTGTTTGAACCGGCGTCTTTGTTGACAATTTTATGAGCATGTGTTATTAGTGAGAAATCCAAAGGAAACAAATAAATTTTTAACCTATAGCGTTGTTGCACCAGCATTGATCAATATAGCGTTGTTGCGATTGACCATTTTTTTCCCTTTCTCTTTTTAATTATTTGGTTTGTGATGGTGTTCTCAAACCGTTTGTTTTTATCCTGTAACTTACCATAATCAGCAAACTCATAGGTCCACTTTGGTTTTCATTTAAAAAGTGTTTGATTTGTCTTTTGATTTGTAGAAATTCATCACATGCTTAATTGGGTTTATTGATGTGGATTGGCAAGCGAAAGCAATCTCGCATCTGCTTTCTGCTGAGGCCTGAGTGTTAGTTTT from Sorghum bicolor cultivar BTx623 chromosome 3, Sorghum_bicolor_NCBIv3, whole genome shotgun sequence encodes the following:
- the LOC8075587 gene encoding uncharacterized protein LOC8075587; the protein is MAAALLLRGLRSSASRAHIHSLSHASSPSALGSSLLRRLYSSAAASTAASPAFTPAGVMDPSRIRNVAVIAHVDHGKTTLMDRLLRQCGADIPHERAMDSISLERERGITIASKVTSVSWKENELNMVDTPGHADFGGEVERVVGMVEGAVLVVDAGEGPLAQTKFVLSKALKYGLRPILLLNKVDRPSVSEETCNEVESLVFDLFANLGATEEQLDFPVLYASAKEGWASLTFTKSPPDNAKNMSSLLDSIVQHVPSPKADLEAPFQMLVSMMERDFYLGRILTGRVRSGVVRVGDKVHGLRSTDDGVQKIEDGKVVKLMKKKGTSMVTVETAGAGDIISMAGLAAPAIGHTVANSEVLTALPTIELDPPTISMTFGVNDSPLAGRDGTHLTGAKIGNRLMAEAETNLAINVLPGPLSESYEVQGRGELQLGILIENMRREGFELSVSPPKVMYKTECGQRLEPIEEVTVEVDEEHVGFVLETITHRKGEVVDMGPVPGTTGRTRIFMTCPSRGLVGVKGIFSSFTRGTGFMHRAFQAYAKYRGPLGSVRKGVLISVGKGLITSHALMSLEARGILFVSPGMEAYEGMIVGEHSRDSDLEVNPVRTKELTNIRAPGKDENVRLSPPRLMSLEEAIGYVAADELIEVTPKVIRLRKKYLDSTKRKMMKNKPMD